Proteins from a genomic interval of Drosophila willistoni isolate 14030-0811.24 chromosome 2L unlocalized genomic scaffold, UCI_dwil_1.1 Seg139, whole genome shotgun sequence:
- the LOC124459822 gene encoding small ubiquitin-related modifier 3, with protein MQLIAIKVQTIDGTSEIYRLGRFMPLKESYCMDKGVATDSIRLFFDGYEIKENDTADSLQLEDQDQIDMVNEVEQHGDGPGVGQIA; from the coding sequence ATGCAGCTTATAGCTATAAAAGTACAGACTATAGATGGAACCTCTGAGATATATCGCTTAGGACGTTTCATGCCATTGAAGGAATCTTATTGTATGGATAAGGGTGTGGCTACGGATTCGATACGTTTATTTTTCGATGGATATGAAATTAAAGAGAATGACACAGCCGATTCATTGCAATTGGAAGATCAAGATCAGATAGACATGGTCAATGAGGTGGAACAACATGGCGATGGGCCTGGTGTTGGCCAAATTGCTTAA